Part of the Methylovirgula sp. 4M-Z18 genome is shown below.
GTGACGATGCCGCGGATCGCGGTGCCGAAGCGGAACTGCACGCCAAGCCCCTTGGCAAGCTCGGCGAGCGTGTTGGTGAACTTGAAGCAATCGCCGGTCTCGTCGCCAGGCAGGCGCAAGGCGCCAACGAACTTTTCCTTCACCTCGGCAAGCGCCGGCTCATATTGCAGATAGCCGGCCCGGTCGAGCACCTGATAGGGCACGTTGTACTGTTTGAGGATCTCGACATCCTTGCCGATGCCGTCGAGCTGCTTTTGCGTGCGGAACAATTGCAAGGTGCCCTGCGCGCGGTCGTCATATTGGATCCCGGTCTCGGCGCGTAGCTCTTTGAGACAATCGCGGCTGTATTCAGCGACGCGCACCATGCGCGCCTTGTTGATCTTGTAGGCGCCCTCGGTGCAATTGCGCAGCATGGCGAGGCCCCACAGCCACATGGCCGGGTCGAGCATTGGCTTGATCACCAGCGGGCTGTGGTTCATCAGAAGCCACTTGATCGCCTTGATCGGCACGCCCGGCCCGGCCCAGGGCGCGGAATAGCCGGGCGAGACCTGCGCGGCATTGGCAAAGCTCGTCTCGAGCGCGGGGCCCGGCCGCCGGTCGAGTACCGTCACCTCGTGGCCGGCCCTGGCCAGGTAATAAGCCGCCGTCGTACCGATCACACCGCTGCCGAGAATCGCGATTTTCATGAAGGGCCCCCTGACCTCAAGCGCTTATTAAGCCTCTTGCGCAGGCTGGCGCAAGTCCGGGCGTGTGCGGCACCTTGCCCACGGGACCGAAGCTTGTAGTGTGTTGTTGCACCAGTGGAGGCCGCCATGTTCAAACGTTTGTTCACGCCTGAGCGGGCCTTCAGAATTGCGATGTGGGCCGTTTCGCTGGCTTTCGCAGCATTTTTATTGGGCTTCGGCCAATTGGTGCTGGGCGATTTGCCCCTGACCGAGCAGGAGATCTCGGTCGAGCAATTTATCGATCCGGGTGCGCAGGCGCAGATCGATGCGGAGCGCGCCAAAGTCGCGGCACGGTCGACGGAAAATCAGGGAAAGAGCGATGCAGCCGGCGTGGCGCTCCAGACGATCGGCAAAGATTATACTTCCAAGCGCGAAGCTTTTGACAATTGGCTGGCAACGCGCGGCGTGACGGCAAACGCGAGCCAAGATCCGGAAGTGATCGCGCGCACGCAAGAACTTGACGGCCTGAACGATAAAGTTCGCAGCGCCGAGCGCGTGATGGACGGGCTCAATGTCGAGCGTGTCGCGATTGGAAAAGATCTCAGCGCGCTCGAACAGCGCCAGGAAATAATACGCGCGGCTGCCGAAGCCCTGGCGCAACACGCGCAATCCGTGCGGGACCTGAAAGTCTTTGGCCTGCGCTTGGCTTTCACCTTGCCGTTGCTGCTCCTCGCCTGCTGGTTCATCCTGAAAAAGCGGCAAAGCGCCTATTGGCCGTTGATGCGGGGCTTCGCGCTCTTCGCCTTTTATGCATTCTTCTTTGAGCTTGTCCCTTATTTGCCGAGCTATGGCGGCTACGTCCGCTATGTGGTCGGCATTGTCTTCACCATCATCGCCAGCCATTATCTCATCAAATGGATGCAAGTTTATCTGGCCAAACGGGCCAGCGACGAACAGAA
Proteins encoded:
- a CDS encoding D-amino acid dehydrogenase; the protein is MKIAILGSGVIGTTAAYYLARAGHEVTVLDRRPGPALETSFANAAQVSPGYSAPWAGPGVPIKAIKWLLMNHSPLVIKPMLDPAMWLWGLAMLRNCTEGAYKINKARMVRVAEYSRDCLKELRAETGIQYDDRAQGTLQLFRTQKQLDGIGKDVEILKQYNVPYQVLDRAGYLQYEPALAEVKEKFVGALRLPGDETGDCFKFTNTLAELAKGLGVQFRFGTAIRGIVTDASGVTSIATDQGAIQADKYLLALGSYSTAMLKPLGLRIPVYPVKGFSITVPITDASKSPESTIMDETHKVAVTRLGDRIRVGGTAQLSGFDLQLNDERRKTLEFVVTDLFPKGGDVTAASFWTGLRPMTPDGTPIIGPTRYNNLWLATGHGTLGWTMATGTGRLLSDWMVGNKTAIDTEGLSIDRYA
- a CDS encoding zinc ribbon domain-containing protein, which gives rise to MFKRLFTPERAFRIAMWAVSLAFAAFLLGFGQLVLGDLPLTEQEISVEQFIDPGAQAQIDAERAKVAARSTENQGKSDAAGVALQTIGKDYTSKREAFDNWLATRGVTANASQDPEVIARTQELDGLNDKVRSAERVMDGLNVERVAIGKDLSALEQRQEIIRAAAEALAQHAQSVRDLKVFGLRLAFTLPLLLLACWFILKKRQSAYWPLMRGFALFAFYAFFFELVPYLPSYGGYVRYVVGIVFTIIASHYLIKWMQVYLAKRASDEQKAEVERKQSIKYEDALRKMSANICPGCERPVATTGDVLANYCVHCGMQLFDTCKSCDTRKLAFFRYCMKCGTPAETAPGAPASSAQQAPT